In the Arachis ipaensis cultivar K30076 chromosome B10, Araip1.1, whole genome shotgun sequence genome, one interval contains:
- the LOC107622614 gene encoding protein LNK2 isoform X2, whose product MFDWNDEELANIIWGEAGENDDHIVPYPEGSEDLSNKKEWNQEAGTKLNEQKKPEDKTNFHERKIGSSSNHDTGGGLSGSGYGKDSWPDLSLSTVDKIDQGSLGTEVSKNLSELGKFSCSREETTQLDKDAEVFQNANEGKEQGDFVDYGWANIGSFDDLDRIFSNDDPIFGNVTLDNSDELWSSKDVNNSPAPIPVDAPSPAGSLRNRSEPLEIKEEHAQCNDQTFSLSYGKVGGAASKDLQNSCATTVDVGSAGGGCKPTGKDQQPLKQKNSLKARKSSQVKQEGKALHGPYGNWSSSGRMARQFENQLAPSVMQPSPSSILGQQKHLQGPQTLYQNMMNPYVASPVYGNLTNTYAGMPMLSQTQPGDPRCQPVLSGYEVSPGIMNPVKKSVDSVKPQTMTPQEKIEKLRRRQQMQAMLAIQKQRQQLGHQVPSTNKSITQKSPMENQSTLSDGTDLENEDLTLPSLDPPIEQDDSNTVSAAVDNDFVEDAILYKLQDIISKLDIQIRLCIRDSLFRLAQSAIQRHYASDTSSTNKSSREELEVIAREEKNTQSRYPRVPDVETQTNPIDRTVAHLLFHSPPDLAANYSDKLDSPMSSKVHFESKAANMVNFPVTSLPDEGLKSNQQMPHPEFKNSWSLFEAQSMDQIKNSPCLDTSENASNTQELEASQ is encoded by the exons ATGTTTGATTGGAACGACGAAGAG CTTGCTAACATAATATGGGGTGAAGCTGGTGAGAATGATGATCATATTGTGCCCTATCCAGAGGGAAGTGAAGATCTTAGCAACAAGAAAGAATGGAATCAAGAAGCTGGGACAAAGTTGAATGAGCAGAAGAAACCTGAGGATAAAACAAATTTTCATGAAAGAAAGATAGGAAGCAGTTCCAACCATGATACTGGTGGAGGACTATCTGGCTCAGGCTATGGAAAAGACTCATGGCCCGACCTGTCTTTATCCACTGTAGATAAAATTGATCAGGGCTCTCTGGGTACTGAAGTATCTAAAAATTTAAGTGAACTAGGCAAATTCAGTTGCTCGAGAG AAGAGACTACACAGCTTGATAAGGATGCAGAAGTTTTCCAAAATGCTAATGAAGGTAAAGAGCAAGGTGACTTTGTGGATTATGGCTGGGCTAACATAGGCAGTTTTGATGACCTTGATCGAATTTTCAG CAATGATGACCCTATATTTGGCAATGTAACTCTTGATAATTCTGATGAGCTTTGGTCCTCTAAAGATGTGAATAACAGTCCAGCACCCATACCAGTAGATGCACCAAGTCCAGCTGGATCTTTAAGGAACAGATCTGAGCCtttggaaattaaagaagaacaTGCTCAATGCAATGATCAAACATTTTCTCTCAGTTACGGGAAGGTTGGTGGTGCTGCATCTAAGGATTTACAAAATTCTTGTGCAACTACAGTTGATGTGGGATCTGCTGGAGGTGGATGTAAGCCAACTGGAAAGGATCAGCAG CCCCTGAAGCAGAAAAATTCGTTGAAAGCTCGGAAAAGTTCACAGGTGAAACAAGAGGGGAAAGCATTGCATGGCCCTTATGGTAACTGGTCGTCTTCAGgaaggatggcaagacaatttGAGAATCAGTTGGCACCTTCTGTCATGCAACCTTCTCCCTCTTCAATTCTTGGTCAACAGAAGCATCTTCAAGGACCTCAAACACTATACCAGAACATGATGAATCCATATGTTGCATCACCTGTGTACGGGAACCTTACTAATACATATGCTGGTATGCCAATGCTATCACAGACCCAACCAGGAGATCCTAGATGTCAGCCTGTTCTTTCTGGGTATGAAGTGTCTCCTGGTATAATGAATCCTGTGAAGAAGTCTGTGGACTCGGTCAAGCCTCAAACCATGACCCCTCAGGAGAAAATTGAAAAGTTGAGGAGGCGACAGCAAATGCAGGCAATGCTTGCTATTCAGAAACAAAGACAACAGTTGGGTCATCAAGTTCCTAGCACTAATAAATCCATCACTCAAAAGTCTCCCATGGAAAACCAAAGTACTCTCAGTGATGGAACCGATTTAGAAAATGAAGATTTAACTCTGCCTTCTCTTGATCCCCCGATTGAACAAGATGATTCTAATACAGTCTCTGCAGCAGTTGATAATGATTTTGTTGAAGATGCCATACTGTACAAGCTTCAGGATATAATATCTAAG TTAGACATCCAAATAAGACTCTGCATCAGAGACAGCTTGTTCCGTTTGGCACAGAGTGCAATTCAAAGGCATTATGCCAGTGATACTAGCAGCACTAACAAAAGTAGCAGAGAAGAACTTGAAGTCATTGCAAGAGAAGAAAAAAACACCCAAAGCAG ATATCCCAGGGTCCCTGATGTTGAAACACAGACGAATCCTATTGATCGAACTGTGGCTCATCTTCTCTTTCATAGTCCTCCGGACTTAGCTGCAAACTATTCGGATAAACTGGACTCGCCGATGTCTTCGAAGGTTCATTTTGAAAGCAAAGCAGCTAACATGGTGAATTTTCCTGTGACTAGCTTGCCAGACGAGGGCTTGAAAAGTAATCAACAAATGCCTCACCCGGAGTTCAAGAATTCTTGGTCATTATTTGAGGCTCAGTCTATGGATCAAATAAAAAACAGTCCTTGCTTGGACACTTCCGAGAATGCATCAAACACGCAGGAGCTCGAAGCCTCTCAGTGA
- the LOC107622614 gene encoding protein LNK2 isoform X4 produces the protein MFDWNDEELANIIWGEAGENDDHIVPYPEGSEDLSNKKEWNQEAGTKLNEQKKPEDKTNFHERKIGSSSNHDTGGGLSGSGYGKDSWPDLSLSTVDKIDQGSLGTEVSKNLSELGKFSCSRETTQLDKDAEVFQNANEGKEQGDFVDYGWANIGSFDDLDRIFSNDDPIFGNVTLDNSDELWSSKDVNNSPAPIPVDAPSPAGSLRNRSEPLEIKEEHAQCNDQTFSLSYGKVGGAASKDLQNSCATTVDVGSAGGGCKPTGKDQQPLKQKNSLKARKSSQVKQEGKALHGPYGNWSSSGRMARQFENQLAPSVMQPSPSSILGQQKHLQGPQTLYQNMMNPYVASPVYGNLTNTYAGMPMLSQTQPGDPRCQPVLSGYEVSPGIMNPVKKSVDSVKPQTMTPQEKIEKLRRRQQMQAMLAIQKQRQQLGHQVPSTNKSITQKSPMENQSTLSDGTDLENEDLTLPSLDPPIEQDDSNTVSAAVDNDFVEDAILYKLQDIISKLDIQIRLCIRDSLFRLAQSAIQRHYASDTSSTNKSSREELEVIAREEKNTQSRYPRVPDVETQTNPIDRTVAHLLFHSPPDLAANYSDKLDSPMSSKVHFESKAANMVNFPVTSLPDEGLKSNQQMPHPEFKNSWSLFEAQSMDQIKNSPCLDTSENASNTQELEASQ, from the exons ATGTTTGATTGGAACGACGAAGAG CTTGCTAACATAATATGGGGTGAAGCTGGTGAGAATGATGATCATATTGTGCCCTATCCAGAGGGAAGTGAAGATCTTAGCAACAAGAAAGAATGGAATCAAGAAGCTGGGACAAAGTTGAATGAGCAGAAGAAACCTGAGGATAAAACAAATTTTCATGAAAGAAAGATAGGAAGCAGTTCCAACCATGATACTGGTGGAGGACTATCTGGCTCAGGCTATGGAAAAGACTCATGGCCCGACCTGTCTTTATCCACTGTAGATAAAATTGATCAGGGCTCTCTGGGTACTGAAGTATCTAAAAATTTAAGTGAACTAGGCAAATTCAGTTGCTCGAGAG AGACTACACAGCTTGATAAGGATGCAGAAGTTTTCCAAAATGCTAATGAAGGTAAAGAGCAAGGTGACTTTGTGGATTATGGCTGGGCTAACATAGGCAGTTTTGATGACCTTGATCGAATTTTCAG CAATGATGACCCTATATTTGGCAATGTAACTCTTGATAATTCTGATGAGCTTTGGTCCTCTAAAGATGTGAATAACAGTCCAGCACCCATACCAGTAGATGCACCAAGTCCAGCTGGATCTTTAAGGAACAGATCTGAGCCtttggaaattaaagaagaacaTGCTCAATGCAATGATCAAACATTTTCTCTCAGTTACGGGAAGGTTGGTGGTGCTGCATCTAAGGATTTACAAAATTCTTGTGCAACTACAGTTGATGTGGGATCTGCTGGAGGTGGATGTAAGCCAACTGGAAAGGATCAGCAG CCCCTGAAGCAGAAAAATTCGTTGAAAGCTCGGAAAAGTTCACAGGTGAAACAAGAGGGGAAAGCATTGCATGGCCCTTATGGTAACTGGTCGTCTTCAGgaaggatggcaagacaatttGAGAATCAGTTGGCACCTTCTGTCATGCAACCTTCTCCCTCTTCAATTCTTGGTCAACAGAAGCATCTTCAAGGACCTCAAACACTATACCAGAACATGATGAATCCATATGTTGCATCACCTGTGTACGGGAACCTTACTAATACATATGCTGGTATGCCAATGCTATCACAGACCCAACCAGGAGATCCTAGATGTCAGCCTGTTCTTTCTGGGTATGAAGTGTCTCCTGGTATAATGAATCCTGTGAAGAAGTCTGTGGACTCGGTCAAGCCTCAAACCATGACCCCTCAGGAGAAAATTGAAAAGTTGAGGAGGCGACAGCAAATGCAGGCAATGCTTGCTATTCAGAAACAAAGACAACAGTTGGGTCATCAAGTTCCTAGCACTAATAAATCCATCACTCAAAAGTCTCCCATGGAAAACCAAAGTACTCTCAGTGATGGAACCGATTTAGAAAATGAAGATTTAACTCTGCCTTCTCTTGATCCCCCGATTGAACAAGATGATTCTAATACAGTCTCTGCAGCAGTTGATAATGATTTTGTTGAAGATGCCATACTGTACAAGCTTCAGGATATAATATCTAAG TTAGACATCCAAATAAGACTCTGCATCAGAGACAGCTTGTTCCGTTTGGCACAGAGTGCAATTCAAAGGCATTATGCCAGTGATACTAGCAGCACTAACAAAAGTAGCAGAGAAGAACTTGAAGTCATTGCAAGAGAAGAAAAAAACACCCAAAGCAG ATATCCCAGGGTCCCTGATGTTGAAACACAGACGAATCCTATTGATCGAACTGTGGCTCATCTTCTCTTTCATAGTCCTCCGGACTTAGCTGCAAACTATTCGGATAAACTGGACTCGCCGATGTCTTCGAAGGTTCATTTTGAAAGCAAAGCAGCTAACATGGTGAATTTTCCTGTGACTAGCTTGCCAGACGAGGGCTTGAAAAGTAATCAACAAATGCCTCACCCGGAGTTCAAGAATTCTTGGTCATTATTTGAGGCTCAGTCTATGGATCAAATAAAAAACAGTCCTTGCTTGGACACTTCCGAGAATGCATCAAACACGCAGGAGCTCGAAGCCTCTCAGTGA
- the LOC107622614 gene encoding protein LNK2 isoform X3 — MFDWNDEELANIIWGEAGENDDHIVPYPEGSEDLSNKKEWNQEAGTKLNEQKKPEDKTNFHERKIGSSSNHDTGGGLSGSGYGKDSWPDLSLSTVDKIDQGSLGTEVSKNLSELGKFSCSRGETTQLDKDAEVFQNANEGKEQGDFVDYGWANIGSFDDLDRIFSNDDPIFGNVTLDNSDELWSSKDVNNSPAPIPVDAPSPAGSLRNRSEPLEIKEEHAQCNDQTFSLSYGKVGGAASKDLQNSCATTVDVGSAGGGCKPTGKDQQPLKQKNSLKARKSSQVKQEGKALHGPYGNWSSSGRMARQFENQLAPSVMQPSPSSILGQQKHLQGPQTLYQNMMNPYVASPVYGNLTNTYAGMPMLSQTQPGDPRCQPVLSGYEVSPGIMNPVKKSVDSVKPQTMTPQEKIEKLRRRQQMQAMLAIQKQRQQLGHQVPSTNKSITQKSPMENQSTLSDGTDLENEDLTLPSLDPPIEQDDSNTVSAAVDNDFVEDAILYKLQDIISKLDIQIRLCIRDSLFRLAQSAIQRHYASDTSSTNKSSREELEVIAREEKNTQSRYPRVPDVETQTNPIDRTVAHLLFHSPPDLAANYSDKLDSPMSSKVHFESKAANMVNFPVTSLPDEGLKSNQQMPHPEFKNSWSLFEAQSMDQIKNSPCLDTSENASNTQELEASQ, encoded by the exons ATGTTTGATTGGAACGACGAAGAG CTTGCTAACATAATATGGGGTGAAGCTGGTGAGAATGATGATCATATTGTGCCCTATCCAGAGGGAAGTGAAGATCTTAGCAACAAGAAAGAATGGAATCAAGAAGCTGGGACAAAGTTGAATGAGCAGAAGAAACCTGAGGATAAAACAAATTTTCATGAAAGAAAGATAGGAAGCAGTTCCAACCATGATACTGGTGGAGGACTATCTGGCTCAGGCTATGGAAAAGACTCATGGCCCGACCTGTCTTTATCCACTGTAGATAAAATTGATCAGGGCTCTCTGGGTACTGAAGTATCTAAAAATTTAAGTGAACTAGGCAAATTCAGTTGCTCGAGAGGTG AGACTACACAGCTTGATAAGGATGCAGAAGTTTTCCAAAATGCTAATGAAGGTAAAGAGCAAGGTGACTTTGTGGATTATGGCTGGGCTAACATAGGCAGTTTTGATGACCTTGATCGAATTTTCAG CAATGATGACCCTATATTTGGCAATGTAACTCTTGATAATTCTGATGAGCTTTGGTCCTCTAAAGATGTGAATAACAGTCCAGCACCCATACCAGTAGATGCACCAAGTCCAGCTGGATCTTTAAGGAACAGATCTGAGCCtttggaaattaaagaagaacaTGCTCAATGCAATGATCAAACATTTTCTCTCAGTTACGGGAAGGTTGGTGGTGCTGCATCTAAGGATTTACAAAATTCTTGTGCAACTACAGTTGATGTGGGATCTGCTGGAGGTGGATGTAAGCCAACTGGAAAGGATCAGCAG CCCCTGAAGCAGAAAAATTCGTTGAAAGCTCGGAAAAGTTCACAGGTGAAACAAGAGGGGAAAGCATTGCATGGCCCTTATGGTAACTGGTCGTCTTCAGgaaggatggcaagacaatttGAGAATCAGTTGGCACCTTCTGTCATGCAACCTTCTCCCTCTTCAATTCTTGGTCAACAGAAGCATCTTCAAGGACCTCAAACACTATACCAGAACATGATGAATCCATATGTTGCATCACCTGTGTACGGGAACCTTACTAATACATATGCTGGTATGCCAATGCTATCACAGACCCAACCAGGAGATCCTAGATGTCAGCCTGTTCTTTCTGGGTATGAAGTGTCTCCTGGTATAATGAATCCTGTGAAGAAGTCTGTGGACTCGGTCAAGCCTCAAACCATGACCCCTCAGGAGAAAATTGAAAAGTTGAGGAGGCGACAGCAAATGCAGGCAATGCTTGCTATTCAGAAACAAAGACAACAGTTGGGTCATCAAGTTCCTAGCACTAATAAATCCATCACTCAAAAGTCTCCCATGGAAAACCAAAGTACTCTCAGTGATGGAACCGATTTAGAAAATGAAGATTTAACTCTGCCTTCTCTTGATCCCCCGATTGAACAAGATGATTCTAATACAGTCTCTGCAGCAGTTGATAATGATTTTGTTGAAGATGCCATACTGTACAAGCTTCAGGATATAATATCTAAG TTAGACATCCAAATAAGACTCTGCATCAGAGACAGCTTGTTCCGTTTGGCACAGAGTGCAATTCAAAGGCATTATGCCAGTGATACTAGCAGCACTAACAAAAGTAGCAGAGAAGAACTTGAAGTCATTGCAAGAGAAGAAAAAAACACCCAAAGCAG ATATCCCAGGGTCCCTGATGTTGAAACACAGACGAATCCTATTGATCGAACTGTGGCTCATCTTCTCTTTCATAGTCCTCCGGACTTAGCTGCAAACTATTCGGATAAACTGGACTCGCCGATGTCTTCGAAGGTTCATTTTGAAAGCAAAGCAGCTAACATGGTGAATTTTCCTGTGACTAGCTTGCCAGACGAGGGCTTGAAAAGTAATCAACAAATGCCTCACCCGGAGTTCAAGAATTCTTGGTCATTATTTGAGGCTCAGTCTATGGATCAAATAAAAAACAGTCCTTGCTTGGACACTTCCGAGAATGCATCAAACACGCAGGAGCTCGAAGCCTCTCAGTGA
- the LOC107622614 gene encoding protein LNK2 isoform X1, with protein sequence MFDWNDEELANIIWGEAGENDDHIVPYPEGSEDLSNKKEWNQEAGTKLNEQKKPEDKTNFHERKIGSSSNHDTGGGLSGSGYGKDSWPDLSLSTVDKIDQGSLGTEVSKNLSELGKFSCSRGEETTQLDKDAEVFQNANEGKEQGDFVDYGWANIGSFDDLDRIFSNDDPIFGNVTLDNSDELWSSKDVNNSPAPIPVDAPSPAGSLRNRSEPLEIKEEHAQCNDQTFSLSYGKVGGAASKDLQNSCATTVDVGSAGGGCKPTGKDQQPLKQKNSLKARKSSQVKQEGKALHGPYGNWSSSGRMARQFENQLAPSVMQPSPSSILGQQKHLQGPQTLYQNMMNPYVASPVYGNLTNTYAGMPMLSQTQPGDPRCQPVLSGYEVSPGIMNPVKKSVDSVKPQTMTPQEKIEKLRRRQQMQAMLAIQKQRQQLGHQVPSTNKSITQKSPMENQSTLSDGTDLENEDLTLPSLDPPIEQDDSNTVSAAVDNDFVEDAILYKLQDIISKLDIQIRLCIRDSLFRLAQSAIQRHYASDTSSTNKSSREELEVIAREEKNTQSRYPRVPDVETQTNPIDRTVAHLLFHSPPDLAANYSDKLDSPMSSKVHFESKAANMVNFPVTSLPDEGLKSNQQMPHPEFKNSWSLFEAQSMDQIKNSPCLDTSENASNTQELEASQ encoded by the exons ATGTTTGATTGGAACGACGAAGAG CTTGCTAACATAATATGGGGTGAAGCTGGTGAGAATGATGATCATATTGTGCCCTATCCAGAGGGAAGTGAAGATCTTAGCAACAAGAAAGAATGGAATCAAGAAGCTGGGACAAAGTTGAATGAGCAGAAGAAACCTGAGGATAAAACAAATTTTCATGAAAGAAAGATAGGAAGCAGTTCCAACCATGATACTGGTGGAGGACTATCTGGCTCAGGCTATGGAAAAGACTCATGGCCCGACCTGTCTTTATCCACTGTAGATAAAATTGATCAGGGCTCTCTGGGTACTGAAGTATCTAAAAATTTAAGTGAACTAGGCAAATTCAGTTGCTCGAGAGGTG AAGAGACTACACAGCTTGATAAGGATGCAGAAGTTTTCCAAAATGCTAATGAAGGTAAAGAGCAAGGTGACTTTGTGGATTATGGCTGGGCTAACATAGGCAGTTTTGATGACCTTGATCGAATTTTCAG CAATGATGACCCTATATTTGGCAATGTAACTCTTGATAATTCTGATGAGCTTTGGTCCTCTAAAGATGTGAATAACAGTCCAGCACCCATACCAGTAGATGCACCAAGTCCAGCTGGATCTTTAAGGAACAGATCTGAGCCtttggaaattaaagaagaacaTGCTCAATGCAATGATCAAACATTTTCTCTCAGTTACGGGAAGGTTGGTGGTGCTGCATCTAAGGATTTACAAAATTCTTGTGCAACTACAGTTGATGTGGGATCTGCTGGAGGTGGATGTAAGCCAACTGGAAAGGATCAGCAG CCCCTGAAGCAGAAAAATTCGTTGAAAGCTCGGAAAAGTTCACAGGTGAAACAAGAGGGGAAAGCATTGCATGGCCCTTATGGTAACTGGTCGTCTTCAGgaaggatggcaagacaatttGAGAATCAGTTGGCACCTTCTGTCATGCAACCTTCTCCCTCTTCAATTCTTGGTCAACAGAAGCATCTTCAAGGACCTCAAACACTATACCAGAACATGATGAATCCATATGTTGCATCACCTGTGTACGGGAACCTTACTAATACATATGCTGGTATGCCAATGCTATCACAGACCCAACCAGGAGATCCTAGATGTCAGCCTGTTCTTTCTGGGTATGAAGTGTCTCCTGGTATAATGAATCCTGTGAAGAAGTCTGTGGACTCGGTCAAGCCTCAAACCATGACCCCTCAGGAGAAAATTGAAAAGTTGAGGAGGCGACAGCAAATGCAGGCAATGCTTGCTATTCAGAAACAAAGACAACAGTTGGGTCATCAAGTTCCTAGCACTAATAAATCCATCACTCAAAAGTCTCCCATGGAAAACCAAAGTACTCTCAGTGATGGAACCGATTTAGAAAATGAAGATTTAACTCTGCCTTCTCTTGATCCCCCGATTGAACAAGATGATTCTAATACAGTCTCTGCAGCAGTTGATAATGATTTTGTTGAAGATGCCATACTGTACAAGCTTCAGGATATAATATCTAAG TTAGACATCCAAATAAGACTCTGCATCAGAGACAGCTTGTTCCGTTTGGCACAGAGTGCAATTCAAAGGCATTATGCCAGTGATACTAGCAGCACTAACAAAAGTAGCAGAGAAGAACTTGAAGTCATTGCAAGAGAAGAAAAAAACACCCAAAGCAG ATATCCCAGGGTCCCTGATGTTGAAACACAGACGAATCCTATTGATCGAACTGTGGCTCATCTTCTCTTTCATAGTCCTCCGGACTTAGCTGCAAACTATTCGGATAAACTGGACTCGCCGATGTCTTCGAAGGTTCATTTTGAAAGCAAAGCAGCTAACATGGTGAATTTTCCTGTGACTAGCTTGCCAGACGAGGGCTTGAAAAGTAATCAACAAATGCCTCACCCGGAGTTCAAGAATTCTTGGTCATTATTTGAGGCTCAGTCTATGGATCAAATAAAAAACAGTCCTTGCTTGGACACTTCCGAGAATGCATCAAACACGCAGGAGCTCGAAGCCTCTCAGTGA
- the LOC107623357 gene encoding beclin-1-like protein isoform X1, with translation MKKDAMTDRTRNRSFPVDPNVPRWVCQNCRNPLCIVGVDSYADKFFSDPSRSGMQGSSIHVASSVLSTTKMDNSYVVLPKQKPPRPRSGANSQPDAAAASQPGKAMEESFVVVYKSESASDGSGSHVVPSGSDHNGHLQPHNSGFNSTITVLTRAFDIATTQTQVEQPLCLDCMRVLSDKLDKEVEDVNRDIEAYEACLKRLEGETRDVLSEADFLKEKLKIEEEERRLEAAIEESEKQNAEVKAELRELELKSSRFKELEERYWHEFNNFQFQLTSYQEERDAILAKIEVSQAHLELLKKTNVLNDAFPISHDGEFGTINNFRLGRLPKIPVEWDEINAAWGQACLLLHTMCQYFRPKFQYRIKIIPMGSYPRITDSNNSTYELFGPVNLFWSTRYDKAMTLFLACLKDFAEFAKSKDQENNIPPEKCFKLPYKIDNDKVENYSITQSFNKQENWTKALKYTLCNLKWALYWFVGNTNFQPLSAIVSSHSEVPAVGSLYTKRGTEPNKS, from the exons ATGAAGAAGGATGCGATGACCGATAGGACTCGGAATCGGAGCTTCCCGGTGGACCCGAATGTGCCACGATGGGTTTGTCAGAACTGTCGCAACCCTCTCTGCATCGTCGGCGTGGATTCCTACGCCGACAAGTTCTTCTCCGACCCCTCTCGCTCCG GGATGCAAGGATCATCAATTCATGTTGCCAGTAGTGTGCTAAGTACGACTAAGATGGATAATTCGTATGTTGTGTTGCCGAAGCAGAAACCTCCTCGTCCTCGCTCCGGTGCGAACAGTCAGCCTGATGCTGCCGCTGCTTCGCAGCCAGGAAAGGCTATGGAGGAGTCTTTTGTTGTTGTGTACAAGTCAGAGTCTGCCTCTGATGGCAGTGGGAGCCACGTGGTTCCCAGCGGGTCTGATCACAATGGCCATTTGCAGCCTCATAATTCGGGGTTTAACTCAACTATTACTGTCCTGACTCGTGCATTTGATATTGCCACGACGCAGACACAG GTTGAGCAGCCTTTATGCCTTGACTGCATGAGGGTATTGTCTGATAAGCTTGATAAGGAGGTTGAAGATGTCAACAGGGACATTGAAGCATATGAGGCCTGTCTTAAACGTTTGGAGGGAGAAACTAGAGATGTCCTCAGTGAGGCTGACTTTCTCAAGGAGAAATTGAAG attgaggaagaagaaaggaggcTTGAAGCCGCCATTGAAGAATCTGAGAAGCAGAATGCTGAAGTAAAAGCTGAACTAAGGGAACTAGAGTTAAAGTCAAGCCGCTTTAAGGAATTGGAGGAACG GTACTGGCATGAGTTTAATAATTTTCAGTTTCAATTAACTTCTTATCAG GAGGAGAGAGATGCCATTTTGGCCAAGATTGAAGTTTCACAAGCACATTTAGAATTGTTGAAGAAAACCAATGTGCTTAATGATGCCTTCCCCATTTCACATGATGGAGAATTTGGAACCATCAACAATTTTCGACTTGGAAGGCTCCCCAAAATTCCA GTTGAATGGGATGAGATAAATGCTGCATGGGGCCAAGCTTGCCTTCTCCTCCATACAATGTGCCAGTATTTTCGACCAAAGTTTCA ATATCGGATAAAAATAATTCCTATGGGCAGCTACCCTCGTATCACAGATAGCAACAACAGTACCTATGAGCT GTTTGGTCCAGTGAACTTGTTCTGGAGTACACGCTATGACAAAGCAATGACATTGTTTTTGGCATGCCTCAAGGATTTTGCAGAATTTGCCAAGTCCAAAGATCAAGAAAATAATATTCCCCCTGAGAAATGTTTCAAACTTCCATACAA GATTGATAATGACAAAGTGGAAAACTATTCCATCACTCAAAGCTTCAATAAGCAGGAAAACTGGACAAAAGCTCTCAAGTACACCCTTTGCAATTTGAAATGGGCTCTCTATTGGTTTGTTGGGAACACCAACTTTCAACCTCTTTCAGCAATCGTATCTTCACATTCTGAAGTGCCTGCTGTAGGTTCTTTGTACACAAAGCGAGGCACTGAACCCAACAAGTCTTAA
- the LOC107623357 gene encoding beclin-1-like protein isoform X2: MKKDAMTDRTRNRSFPVDPNVPRWVCQNCRNPLCIVGVDSYADKFFSDPSRSGMQGSSIHVASSVLSTTKMDNSYVVLPKQKPPRPRSGANSQPDAAAASQPGKAMEESFVVVYKSESASDGSGSHVVPSGSDHNGHLQPHNSGFNSTITVLTRAFDIATTQTQVEQPLCLDCMRVLSDKLDKEVEDVNRDIEAYEACLKRLEGETRDVLSEADFLKEKLKIEEEERRLEAAIEESEKQNAEVKAELRELELKSSRFKELEERYWHEFNNFQFQLTSYQEERDAILAKIEVSQAHLELLKKTNVLNDAFPISHDGEFGTINNFRLGRLPKIPVEWDEINAAWGQACLLLHTMCQYFRPKFQYRIKIIPMGSYPRITDSNNSTYELFGPVNLFWSTRYDKAMTLFLACLKDFAEFAKSKDQENNIPPEKCFKLPYKFLG, from the exons ATGAAGAAGGATGCGATGACCGATAGGACTCGGAATCGGAGCTTCCCGGTGGACCCGAATGTGCCACGATGGGTTTGTCAGAACTGTCGCAACCCTCTCTGCATCGTCGGCGTGGATTCCTACGCCGACAAGTTCTTCTCCGACCCCTCTCGCTCCG GGATGCAAGGATCATCAATTCATGTTGCCAGTAGTGTGCTAAGTACGACTAAGATGGATAATTCGTATGTTGTGTTGCCGAAGCAGAAACCTCCTCGTCCTCGCTCCGGTGCGAACAGTCAGCCTGATGCTGCCGCTGCTTCGCAGCCAGGAAAGGCTATGGAGGAGTCTTTTGTTGTTGTGTACAAGTCAGAGTCTGCCTCTGATGGCAGTGGGAGCCACGTGGTTCCCAGCGGGTCTGATCACAATGGCCATTTGCAGCCTCATAATTCGGGGTTTAACTCAACTATTACTGTCCTGACTCGTGCATTTGATATTGCCACGACGCAGACACAG GTTGAGCAGCCTTTATGCCTTGACTGCATGAGGGTATTGTCTGATAAGCTTGATAAGGAGGTTGAAGATGTCAACAGGGACATTGAAGCATATGAGGCCTGTCTTAAACGTTTGGAGGGAGAAACTAGAGATGTCCTCAGTGAGGCTGACTTTCTCAAGGAGAAATTGAAG attgaggaagaagaaaggaggcTTGAAGCCGCCATTGAAGAATCTGAGAAGCAGAATGCTGAAGTAAAAGCTGAACTAAGGGAACTAGAGTTAAAGTCAAGCCGCTTTAAGGAATTGGAGGAACG GTACTGGCATGAGTTTAATAATTTTCAGTTTCAATTAACTTCTTATCAG GAGGAGAGAGATGCCATTTTGGCCAAGATTGAAGTTTCACAAGCACATTTAGAATTGTTGAAGAAAACCAATGTGCTTAATGATGCCTTCCCCATTTCACATGATGGAGAATTTGGAACCATCAACAATTTTCGACTTGGAAGGCTCCCCAAAATTCCA GTTGAATGGGATGAGATAAATGCTGCATGGGGCCAAGCTTGCCTTCTCCTCCATACAATGTGCCAGTATTTTCGACCAAAGTTTCA ATATCGGATAAAAATAATTCCTATGGGCAGCTACCCTCGTATCACAGATAGCAACAACAGTACCTATGAGCT GTTTGGTCCAGTGAACTTGTTCTGGAGTACACGCTATGACAAAGCAATGACATTGTTTTTGGCATGCCTCAAGGATTTTGCAGAATTTGCCAAGTCCAAAGATCAAGAAAATAATATTCCCCCTGAGAAATGTTTCAAACTTCCATACAA ATTTTTGGGATGA